A stretch of the Photobacterium toruni genome encodes the following:
- a CDS encoding MIP/aquaporin family protein, translating into MASSKPNALVGECFAEFIGTGLLIFFGVGCVAAMKLAGADFGQWEISIMWGLGVAIAIYVTAGVSGAHLNPAVTIALASFHGFNKRKVLPYITAQLLGAFTSAALIYGLYSNLFTDYETSHNIVRGTAASLDTASIFSTFPHPSLSFSGAFAVEFVITAVLMFAILAIGDDKNGAPRGAMGPLLIGILIAVIGGSLGPLTGFAMNPARDFGPKLLTFFAGWDSVALTGAKDIPYFIVPILAPICGALFGGWAYPKFMSVYLPGNKCTLPNKCENKTDTPAVEA; encoded by the coding sequence ATGGCAAGTTCCAAACCTAATGCGCTCGTCGGAGAATGTTTTGCGGAATTTATCGGTACTGGACTACTGATATTTTTTGGCGTTGGCTGTGTCGCTGCAATGAAATTAGCAGGGGCCGATTTTGGTCAATGGGAAATAAGTATTATGTGGGGTCTTGGCGTAGCCATTGCTATTTATGTTACTGCTGGCGTTTCTGGTGCCCATTTAAATCCAGCCGTTACCATTGCGCTTGCCAGTTTCCATGGTTTCAATAAGCGCAAAGTTTTACCGTATATTACAGCACAACTATTAGGTGCTTTTACCTCTGCTGCTTTAATTTATGGGCTATACAGCAATTTATTTACTGATTATGAAACCAGCCATAACATTGTTCGTGGTACAGCTGCGAGCCTTGATACCGCTTCTATTTTTTCAACATTCCCTCATCCATCATTAAGTTTTAGTGGTGCATTTGCAGTTGAATTTGTCATTACAGCAGTATTGATGTTTGCCATTTTAGCTATCGGTGATGATAAAAATGGTGCGCCTCGCGGTGCAATGGGTCCTCTGCTTATCGGTATATTAATTGCTGTTATCGGTGGCTCATTAGGTCCACTGACGGGCTTTGCCATGAACCCAGCGCGTGATTTTGGCCCCAAATTACTGACCTTCTTTGCGGGTTGGGACTCGGTTGCCCTAACGGGAGCAAAAGATATTCCTTACTTTATCGTCCCTATCCTAGCACCAATTTGTGGCGCATTATTCGGTGGTTGGGCATATCCTAAATTTATGAGTGTTTATCTACCAGGTAACAAATGTACGCTACCTAATAAATGTGAAAACAAGACAGATACTCCAGCGGTTGAAGCATAA
- the pfkA gene encoding 6-phosphofructokinase: MIKKIGVLTSGGDAPGMNAAVRGVVRAALTEGLEVCGIYDGYQGLYNNHIKPLDRQSVSDVINKGGTFLGSARFPEFREVEVREKAIENLKLHGIDALVVIGGDGSYMGAKKLTEMGYPCIGLPGTIDNDVAGTDYTIGYMTAMNTVIDAIDRLRDTSSSHQRISIVEVMGRHCGDLTLMSAIAGGCEYIITPERGLDKDQLIKHIQEGIAKGKKHAIIAITELMTDVNALAKFIEAETGRETRATVLGHIQRGGQPTAFDRVLASRMGAYAVELLQQGEGGRCVGIQCEKLVHHDIIDAIENMRRPVRNDLYELAEKLF, translated from the coding sequence ATGATTAAGAAGATTGGTGTTTTGACCAGTGGTGGTGACGCACCTGGTATGAATGCAGCGGTTCGCGGCGTAGTTCGTGCAGCGTTGACAGAAGGTCTAGAAGTTTGTGGTATTTATGATGGCTACCAAGGCCTATATAACAACCACATTAAACCGCTTGATCGTCAAAGTGTATCTGATGTTATCAACAAAGGTGGCACATTTTTAGGTTCAGCACGTTTTCCTGAGTTCCGCGAAGTGGAAGTTCGTGAAAAAGCGATTGAAAACCTGAAGTTGCACGGTATTGATGCATTAGTTGTTATTGGTGGTGACGGCTCATACATGGGCGCGAAGAAGTTAACTGAGATGGGTTACCCATGTATCGGTCTTCCTGGCACGATTGATAACGATGTGGCAGGTACTGATTACACTATCGGTTATATGACAGCAATGAACACGGTTATTGATGCGATTGACCGTCTACGTGATACGTCATCTTCTCATCAGCGTATTTCAATTGTTGAAGTAATGGGTCGCCATTGTGGTGATTTAACCCTAATGTCAGCAATTGCTGGTGGTTGTGAATATATCATTACGCCTGAAAGGGGTCTTGATAAAGACCAATTGATTAAGCACATTCAAGAAGGTATTGCGAAAGGTAAGAAGCACGCAATTATTGCAATCACTGAATTAATGACTGATGTTAATGCATTGGCTAAATTCATTGAAGCTGAAACTGGTCGTGAAACGCGTGCAACGGTATTAGGTCATATTCAACGTGGTGGCCAACCAACAGCCTTTGACCGTGTATTAGCATCACGTATGGGTGCATATGCAGTTGAGCTTTTACAGCAAGGTGAAGGCGGTCGTTGTGTGGGTATTCAGTGTGAAAAACTGGTTCACCACGATATTATCGATGCGATTGAAAATATGCGTCGTCCAGTACGTAACGATTTATATGAATTGGCTGAAAAGTTGTTCTAA
- the zapB gene encoding cell division protein ZapB — translation MSLEMLEKLEAKVQMAVDSISLLQMEIDELKEKNDSLAMEAQELRSGRESLVQDNEKLRGEHNVWQERVRMLLGKMDSVE, via the coding sequence ATGTCTCTAGAAATGTTGGAAAAATTGGAAGCCAAAGTTCAAATGGCTGTGGATTCAATTTCTTTGCTACAAATGGAAATTGATGAACTAAAAGAAAAAAATGATAGCCTAGCTATGGAAGCACAAGAACTACGTTCTGGTCGTGAGAGTCTTGTTCAAGATAACGAAAAGCTACGTGGTGAGCATAACGTATGGCAAGAACGTGTACGTATGCTACTAGGCAAAATGGATAGCGTAGAATAA
- the glpX gene encoding class II fructose-bisphosphatase, translated as MKGDLAIAFARVTEGAALAGHKWLGRGDKIAADNAAVEVMRTLLNHTNINGEIVIGEGEIDEAPMLYIGEHVGCGGCAVDIAVDPIEGTRMTAMGQNNALAVLAAGEKGSLLKAPDMYMEKLVVGPQAKGVIDLDKPLADNFAAIAKALNKPLSELVVTILAKPRHDQLITEMHAMGVRVFAFPDGDVAASILTCMPESEVDVMYCIGGAPEGVVSAAAIRALGGDMQGRLLPRHHVKGDTEENRRLGEMEIRRCAEMGIEPNTLLRLEDMARSNDVIFAGTGITKGDLVKGIQRQGDIATTETLLISGQCGTMRRIRSNYDLTRQPEAVKQHTL; from the coding sequence ATGAAAGGCGATTTAGCAATAGCATTTGCTCGTGTTACCGAAGGCGCAGCCCTTGCAGGTCATAAATGGTTAGGCCGTGGTGATAAAATTGCAGCAGACAATGCCGCAGTTGAAGTTATGCGTACCCTGCTTAACCACACCAATATCAATGGCGAAATTGTCATTGGTGAAGGTGAAATTGATGAAGCACCTATGCTTTATATTGGTGAGCACGTTGGTTGTGGTGGTTGTGCGGTTGATATTGCAGTTGATCCTATCGAAGGTACACGCATGACAGCTATGGGACAAAATAATGCCCTTGCTGTACTTGCCGCTGGTGAAAAAGGTAGCCTGCTAAAAGCACCAGATATGTACATGGAAAAATTGGTTGTTGGTCCACAAGCTAAAGGCGTTATCGATCTTGATAAACCATTAGCTGATAACTTTGCAGCGATCGCTAAAGCGCTTAATAAGCCATTGAGTGAACTTGTTGTTACTATTCTAGCTAAGCCTCGTCACGATCAACTTATCACTGAAATGCACGCTATGGGTGTACGTGTATTTGCTTTCCCTGATGGTGATGTTGCAGCCTCTATTCTTACGTGTATGCCAGAAAGTGAGGTCGATGTGATGTACTGCATTGGCGGCGCACCAGAAGGGGTTGTTTCAGCTGCAGCTATTCGTGCTCTTGGTGGTGATATGCAAGGTCGTTTACTGCCACGTCATCATGTAAAAGGTGATACGGAAGAAAACCGTCGCTTAGGCGAAATGGAAATTCGTCGTTGCGCTGAAATGGGTATTGAGCCAAATACATTGCTGCGCCTTGAAGATATGGCACGCAGTAATGATGTGATCTTTGCAGGCACAGGCATCACTAAAGGCGATTTAGTTAAAGGTATTCAACGCCAAGGTGATATCGCAACCACTGAAACCCTATTAATCAGTGGTCAATGTGGCACTATGCGCCGTATTAGATCAAATTACGATCTTACTCGTCAGCCTGAAGCCGTTAAGCAACACACGCTATAA
- a CDS encoding CpxP family protein, whose protein sequence is MKIFNKTIVIAMALPLVLGSMSAFAGQEYQDHNGGMHKAHHGGKLFSQLDLTATQKQEMKTLRQANRSEYKAQRVENHKAMQADRQQLEKLVLASNFDESAVRAVAEKMSQQQVERRVKMLEQRHKMLSILTPEQKQKYAELKQQQSEKYLMRLENKKHH, encoded by the coding sequence ATGAAAATATTTAATAAAACAATTGTTATCGCGATGGCATTGCCATTAGTACTGGGTTCTATGTCTGCATTTGCAGGTCAGGAATATCAAGATCACAATGGGGGTATGCATAAAGCCCATCATGGCGGTAAGCTTTTTAGTCAGTTAGATCTTACGGCGACACAAAAGCAAGAAATGAAAACATTACGTCAAGCTAACCGTAGTGAATATAAAGCGCAACGCGTTGAAAATCATAAAGCAATGCAAGCAGATCGTCAGCAACTTGAAAAATTAGTATTAGCCAGCAATTTTGATGAGTCAGCTGTACGTGCTGTGGCTGAAAAAATGTCACAGCAGCAGGTTGAGCGTCGAGTTAAGATGTTAGAGCAGCGCCACAAAATGCTGAGTATTTTAACGCCAGAGCAAAAGCAAAAATATGCAGAGTTAAAGCAACAGCAATCAGAAAAATACCTTATGCGTTTAGAAAATAAAAAACACCATTAA
- the tpiA gene encoding triose-phosphate isomerase — protein sequence MRHPVVMGNWKLNGSKEMVVALLNGLNAELEGVTGVDVAVAPPALYIDLAERTLTDAGSAIILGAQNSDLHNSGAFTGDMSPAMLKEFGATHIIIGHSERREYHHESDEFVAEKFAFLKENGLTPVLCIGESEAQNEAGETLAVCARQIDAVINTQGVEALEGAIIAYEPIWAIGTGKAATAEDAQRTHAQIRAHIAAKSEEVAKNVVIQYGGSVKPENAAAYFAQPDIDGALVGGAALDAKSFAAIAKAAAEAKK from the coding sequence ATGCGCCATCCTGTAGTTATGGGTAACTGGAAACTAAACGGCAGCAAAGAAATGGTTGTTGCTCTACTAAACGGTCTTAACGCTGAACTAGAAGGCGTTACAGGCGTAGACGTTGCAGTTGCTCCACCAGCACTTTACATTGACCTTGCAGAGCGTACGCTTACAGATGCAGGCAGTGCGATCATCCTAGGTGCTCAAAACTCTGACCTACACAACAGCGGTGCATTCACTGGCGATATGTCTCCAGCTATGCTTAAAGAATTTGGTGCTACTCATATCATCATCGGTCACTCTGAGCGTCGTGAATACCACCACGAATCAGACGAGTTTGTTGCTGAGAAATTCGCATTCCTAAAAGAAAATGGTCTAACACCTGTTCTTTGTATCGGTGAATCAGAAGCACAAAACGAAGCTGGCGAAACATTAGCAGTTTGTGCTCGTCAAATTGACGCAGTAATCAATACTCAAGGTGTTGAAGCTCTTGAAGGCGCTATCATCGCTTACGAACCAATCTGGGCTATCGGTACTGGTAAAGCGGCTACAGCTGAAGATGCACAACGCACTCACGCTCAAATCCGTGCTCACATTGCAGCTAAATCTGAAGAAGTTGCTAAGAACGTTGTTATCCAATACGGCGGTTCTGTTAAGCCTGAAAATGCTGCAGCTTACTTCGCACAACCAGACATCGATGGTGCACTAGTTGGCGGTGCTGCACTTGACGCGAAAAGCTTTGCAGCTATCGCTAAAGCAGCAGCTGAAGCAAAAAAATAA
- a CDS encoding ferredoxin--NADP reductase, with amino-acid sequence MADWIPAQVIANRHWNQDLFSLSLRANIEPFKAGQFTKLGIVIGDNLIQRAYSFVNSPQHADIEIYATRVVDGLLSPRLHALKAGDTVQISARASGFFTLDEVASSQHLWLFATGTAIGPYLSILGQKEVWHKYRKIILIHAVRYAADLSYQAEISALKQQYGDQLIVQPFVSREPAPLCLTGRIPQAIADGLLERHVGLYLTPEHSQVMLCGNPQMVRDTKAVLEAKGLTKNLRRKPGQITMEHYW; translated from the coding sequence ATGGCTGATTGGATCCCTGCACAAGTTATTGCGAACCGTCACTGGAACCAAGATTTATTCAGTTTATCGCTACGGGCGAACATTGAACCGTTTAAAGCGGGACAATTTACTAAACTTGGAATAGTGATCGGTGATAACTTGATCCAACGTGCCTACTCGTTTGTTAATTCGCCTCAGCATGCTGACATTGAAATTTATGCAACTCGTGTTGTAGATGGTTTGTTATCACCACGATTACATGCTTTAAAAGCAGGTGATACTGTCCAAATATCAGCGCGAGCCAGTGGCTTTTTTACCCTTGATGAAGTTGCCAGTAGTCAGCACTTATGGCTATTTGCAACAGGTACCGCTATTGGTCCTTACCTGTCTATTTTAGGGCAAAAAGAGGTGTGGCATAAATACCGCAAAATCATTCTAATTCACGCTGTACGTTATGCGGCAGATCTCAGTTACCAAGCAGAAATCAGCGCCCTCAAACAACAATATGGCGATCAATTGATTGTACAGCCATTTGTTAGTCGTGAACCCGCCCCGCTGTGTTTAACTGGCCGAATTCCACAAGCGATTGCTGATGGTTTATTAGAACGACATGTAGGTTTATATCTCACCCCAGAACACAGCCAAGTTATGCTTTGTGGTAACCCACAGATGGTACGTGATACAAAAGCGGTACTTGAAGCTAAAGGCTTGACCAAAAATCTACGTCGTAAGCCAGGACAAATTACCATGGAACACTATTGGTAA
- the hslU gene encoding HslU--HslV peptidase ATPase subunit — MSEMTPREIVHELDRHIIGQDKAKRAVAIALRNRWRRMQLPEELRVEVTPKNILMIGPTGVGKTEIARRLAKLANAPFIKVEATKFTEVGYVGKEVETIIRDLTDVAVKMVHQQATEKVRAHAEELAEERILDVLLPPARDAWGQNEEAPTESNTRQSFRKKLREGKLDDKEIEIDVAAPQMGVEIMAPPGMEEMTNQLQGMFQNLAGNTSKKRKMKIKDALKAATEEEAAKLINQEELKEQAIFAAENNGIVFIDEIDKICKRGESSGPDVSREGVQRDLLPLVEGSTVSTKHGMVKTDHILFVASGAFQVAKPSDLIPELQGRLPIRVELEALTSHDFKRILTEPKASLTQQYVALMATESVDIEFTADGVDSLAEAAWQVNERTENIGARRLYTVMERLMEEISYDASEKAGEKFLIDNTYVQTRLGEFVADEDLSRFIL, encoded by the coding sequence ATGTCTGAGATGACTCCTCGCGAAATCGTTCACGAGCTTGATCGCCATATTATCGGTCAAGACAAAGCCAAGCGAGCGGTTGCGATTGCACTGCGTAATCGCTGGCGTCGTATGCAGCTTCCTGAAGAGCTGCGCGTAGAAGTAACCCCAAAAAATATTCTGATGATTGGTCCTACCGGTGTCGGTAAAACTGAAATCGCACGCCGCTTAGCAAAATTAGCGAATGCGCCATTCATTAAAGTTGAAGCAACTAAGTTTACTGAAGTTGGTTATGTTGGTAAGGAAGTCGAAACCATTATTCGCGACCTTACTGATGTCGCGGTGAAAATGGTACATCAACAAGCAACAGAAAAAGTACGCGCCCATGCTGAAGAGTTAGCAGAAGAGCGTATTCTTGATGTGTTATTACCACCAGCACGCGATGCATGGGGACAAAACGAAGAAGCACCAACGGAATCAAACACCCGTCAATCTTTCCGTAAAAAATTACGTGAAGGTAAACTTGATGATAAAGAAATCGAGATTGATGTAGCTGCACCACAAATGGGCGTTGAAATTATGGCGCCTCCTGGTATGGAAGAAATGACCAACCAGCTGCAAGGTATGTTCCAAAATCTTGCAGGTAACACCAGCAAAAAACGCAAGATGAAAATCAAAGATGCGTTAAAAGCAGCAACGGAAGAAGAAGCCGCTAAACTAATAAACCAAGAAGAATTAAAAGAACAAGCAATCTTTGCTGCAGAAAACAACGGCATCGTATTTATCGATGAGATCGATAAAATCTGTAAACGCGGTGAATCATCAGGTCCTGATGTGTCACGCGAAGGTGTGCAGCGCGACCTATTACCATTAGTCGAAGGTAGCACAGTATCAACTAAACACGGTATGGTGAAAACAGACCACATCCTGTTTGTTGCATCCGGTGCATTCCAAGTTGCTAAACCATCAGATTTAATTCCAGAACTGCAAGGTCGTTTACCGATCCGCGTTGAACTAGAAGCACTGACTAGCCATGACTTTAAACGTATTCTTACTGAGCCTAAAGCCTCTTTAACTCAGCAATATGTCGCACTAATGGCAACAGAATCAGTTGATATCGAATTTACAGCAGATGGCGTTGATAGTTTGGCTGAAGCAGCATGGCAGGTAAATGAGCGCACTGAAAATATTGGTGCCCGCCGTTTATACACCGTGATGGAACGCTTAATGGAAGAAATTTCTTATGATGCTAGCGAAAAAGCAGGCGAGAAATTCCTGATCGATAACACTTATGTACAAACGCGTTTAGGCGAATTTGTTGCAGATGAAGATTTAAGTCGTTTCATTTTATAA
- the glpK gene encoding glycerol kinase GlpK, whose amino-acid sequence MTTERKYIVALDQGTTSSRAVVLDHNANIVCSSQREFTQIYPKAGWVEHDPLEIYATQSSTMVEALAKAGIRSDQVAAIGITNQRETTIVWNKKTGKPVYNAIVWQCRRTADMCEELKQQGLTDYIREATGLVVDPYFSGTKVKWILDNVKGAREQAEAGELLFGTVDTWLIWKMTQGRVFVTDYTNASRTMLFNINTLQWDEKLLSVLDIPLSMMPEVKASSEVYGQTNIGGKGGTRIPIAGIAGDQQAALFGQMCVSAGQAKNTYGTGCFLLMNTGKEKVTSHNGLLTTLACGPKGDVAYALEGAVFMGGASVQWLRDEVKLLSDANDSEYFAEKVGSANGVYVVPAFTGLGAPYWDPYARGAIVGLTRGVNSNHIIRATLESVAYQTRDVLDAMQADSGIKLDILRVDGGAVANNFLMQFQSDILATEVHRPVVTEVTALGAAYLAGLAIGFWDSIDELQHKSQLDRSFTPCEDDKKRNRRYRGWQRAVECAKGWAFDEEDDE is encoded by the coding sequence ATGACTACTGAACGAAAATATATTGTGGCGCTAGATCAAGGAACAACCAGTTCTCGCGCAGTGGTACTCGATCACAATGCCAATATCGTTTGTTCGTCACAACGCGAATTTACTCAAATCTATCCTAAAGCAGGCTGGGTTGAGCATGATCCTCTTGAAATTTATGCAACCCAAAGTTCAACCATGGTTGAAGCATTAGCCAAAGCAGGTATTCGTAGCGATCAAGTTGCTGCTATTGGTATCACCAACCAGCGTGAAACAACCATTGTTTGGAATAAAAAAACCGGTAAACCTGTTTATAACGCTATCGTATGGCAATGTCGTCGTACTGCTGATATGTGTGAAGAATTAAAACAACAAGGGTTAACGGATTATATTCGTGAAGCCACAGGTTTAGTGGTTGACCCATACTTCTCAGGCACCAAAGTAAAATGGATCCTCGATAACGTTAAAGGCGCTCGTGAACAAGCCGAAGCGGGTGAACTATTATTTGGTACCGTTGATACATGGTTGATTTGGAAAATGACTCAAGGTCGTGTTTTCGTGACGGATTACACCAACGCATCTCGCACTATGTTATTTAATATCAACACATTACAATGGGATGAGAAGTTATTATCGGTATTGGACATTCCACTATCAATGATGCCAGAAGTAAAAGCATCATCTGAAGTATATGGTCAAACCAATATTGGTGGTAAAGGCGGTACTCGTATTCCTATTGCAGGTATTGCAGGTGATCAACAAGCGGCTTTATTTGGTCAAATGTGTGTTTCTGCCGGCCAAGCTAAAAACACTTACGGTACTGGTTGTTTCTTGCTAATGAATACAGGCAAAGAAAAAGTCACCTCCCATAACGGTCTGCTAACAACGCTTGCTTGTGGCCCTAAAGGTGATGTTGCTTACGCCCTTGAAGGCGCGGTATTTATGGGAGGCGCATCGGTTCAATGGTTGCGTGATGAAGTTAAATTACTCAGTGATGCCAATGATTCAGAATACTTTGCAGAGAAAGTCGGCAGTGCTAACGGAGTTTATGTCGTGCCAGCCTTTACCGGTTTAGGTGCACCATATTGGGACCCGTATGCTCGTGGGGCAATTGTTGGGCTAACTCGAGGAGTTAATTCTAACCATATTATTCGCGCCACCCTTGAAAGTGTTGCTTACCAAACTCGTGATGTGCTTGATGCAATGCAAGCCGATTCAGGCATTAAACTTGATATCTTACGCGTTGATGGCGGCGCGGTTGCTAATAATTTCTTAATGCAATTCCAATCAGATATTTTAGCCACTGAAGTTCATCGCCCCGTTGTGACAGAAGTAACGGCACTTGGCGCGGCTTACTTAGCAGGTCTGGCAATTGGTTTTTGGGATAGCATTGATGAGCTTCAACATAAATCACAATTAGATCGTAGCTTTACACCGTGTGAAGATGACAAAAAACGTAACCGCCGCTACCGTGGCTGGCAACGTGCCGTTGAATGCGCCAAAGGTTGGGCATTTGATGAAGAAGATGATGAATAA
- the hslV gene encoding ATP-dependent protease subunit HslV, whose amino-acid sequence MTTIVSVRRNDKVVIAGDGQVSLGNTVMKGNARKVRRLYNDKVLAGFAGGTADAFTLFERFERKLEMHQGHLLKSAVELAKDWRTDRALRKLEALLVVADETGSLIITGNGDVVQPEHDLVAIGSGGNFAQAAAIALLENTDLSAREIAEKALNIAGDICVFTNHNHTIEELETKSK is encoded by the coding sequence GTGACAACTATTGTATCTGTTCGTCGTAACGATAAAGTCGTAATTGCTGGTGATGGTCAAGTGTCACTAGGCAATACAGTTATGAAAGGCAACGCACGCAAAGTTCGTCGTCTCTATAACGATAAAGTACTCGCTGGTTTTGCTGGCGGTACTGCTGATGCCTTTACTTTATTTGAGCGTTTTGAACGTAAATTAGAAATGCATCAAGGCCATCTATTGAAATCAGCCGTTGAGTTAGCCAAAGATTGGCGTACCGATCGCGCCCTAAGAAAGTTAGAAGCTTTATTAGTTGTTGCTGACGAAACTGGCTCATTAATTATTACTGGTAATGGTGATGTAGTGCAACCCGAGCACGATTTAGTCGCGATTGGCTCTGGTGGTAACTTCGCTCAAGCTGCAGCGATTGCACTATTAGAAAATACTGATCTTAGCGCCCGTGAAATAGCAGAAAAAGCGTTAAATATTGCGGGTGATATTTGTGTGTTTACCAACCACAATCACACTATTGAAGAACTAGAAACTAAGTCTAAGTAA
- a CDS encoding helix-turn-helix transcriptional regulator, producing MKTIEKILYHIKYDGPVTAKVLAEKFQLTTMGIRQHLQTMEEQGLVESYDVKVKVGRPTRHWQLTFQGHQHFGNHHGELAVQTLHAVSDLFGQQGLQAIIAKREQQTLSHYQTAIAHCSDLKSKLTTLTELRQHDGYMAELICDNNGFLLIENHCPICLAATHCQSLCHSELTVFQQLLGENTLIQRQEHIITGQRRCAYRITSK from the coding sequence ATGAAAACTATTGAAAAAATCCTCTATCACATCAAATATGATGGTCCAGTTACCGCCAAAGTATTAGCTGAAAAATTTCAGTTAACTACCATGGGAATTCGTCAACATTTACAGACAATGGAAGAACAAGGTTTAGTTGAGTCTTATGATGTAAAGGTCAAAGTTGGACGTCCGACACGCCATTGGCAACTCACATTCCAAGGCCATCAACACTTTGGTAATCATCATGGCGAACTTGCAGTACAAACCTTACATGCTGTTAGTGATTTATTTGGTCAACAAGGGCTACAGGCCATTATTGCTAAACGAGAACAGCAAACGTTAAGCCACTATCAAACAGCTATTGCTCATTGCTCTGATTTAAAAAGTAAACTCACCACATTAACTGAATTACGCCAACATGATGGCTATATGGCAGAACTTATTTGCGATAATAACGGCTTTTTATTGATTGAAAATCATTGCCCTATTTGTCTTGCAGCAACACATTGCCAATCACTTTGCCATTCTGAATTGACTGTTTTTCAACAATTATTAGGTGAAAATACGCTCATTCAACGCCAAGAACACATTATTACAGGTCAAAGGCGCTGTGCTTATCGAATAACATCCAAATAA
- a CDS encoding DUF3135 domain-containing protein → MQSLPDFDQLVHLAATNPKQFTLLRQRLIEQTIAQASSSMQPRLQAQQSHIDRLINHGKNPLHTNILLQQELQRQLQRFSQILQSHSSQQQAIILPLKR, encoded by the coding sequence ATGCAATCACTGCCTGATTTTGATCAACTCGTGCACCTTGCCGCCACCAATCCCAAACAATTCACATTATTACGCCAACGGTTAATTGAACAAACCATCGCTCAAGCCAGCTCTAGTATGCAACCACGATTACAAGCCCAACAAAGCCATATTGATCGACTGATTAATCATGGTAAAAATCCATTACACACCAATATTCTGTTACAACAAGAATTACAACGCCAACTACAACGATTCAGCCAAATACTCCAATCCCACTCTTCGCAACAGCAGGCAATAATACTGCCATTAAAACGATAA
- a CDS encoding 1,4-dihydroxy-2-naphthoate polyprenyltransferase, with product MNSPSSLTIWLDAARPKTLPLAIASIVCGSAVAKWHGSFSASIAALALLTALLLQILSNLANDYGDAVKGTDNDDRLGPQRAMQSGLVTAATMRKAMIINIILTAISGLTLILIACKNPHDIVGFLVLGLLAIAASIAYTVGNKPYGYRGLGDLSVLIFFGWLGVAGTYYLQAGQIDSLIMLPATACGLLAVGVLNINNLRDIDNDKACGKQTLVVRMGPQWGRKYHLVLLSTSVIFFSLFALLEVKSLFGWLFILSLPLLIKHGRQVYHSTDGAALRPMMATMVKCALITNLLFAVGMVLA from the coding sequence ATGAACTCACCCTCTTCACTGACAATTTGGTTAGATGCCGCAAGACCAAAAACGTTACCCCTTGCTATCGCCTCTATTGTCTGCGGTAGTGCTGTGGCAAAATGGCATGGCAGTTTTTCTGCAAGTATTGCAGCACTCGCGTTGTTAACCGCCCTTCTATTACAAATCCTTTCTAACCTTGCCAACGATTATGGCGATGCCGTTAAAGGTACCGACAATGATGATCGTTTAGGTCCACAACGGGCAATGCAATCAGGTTTAGTCACAGCAGCAACAATGCGTAAGGCGATGATTATTAATATCATACTTACTGCAATTAGTGGTTTAACCTTGATTTTAATCGCCTGTAAAAACCCCCATGATATTGTTGGCTTCTTAGTGCTCGGATTATTAGCGATTGCCGCATCAATTGCGTATACCGTCGGTAATAAACCTTATGGTTATCGTGGTCTTGGGGATCTATCAGTATTGATCTTTTTTGGATGGCTTGGTGTTGCAGGCACTTATTATTTACAAGCAGGACAAATTGATTCGTTGATCATGTTACCAGCAACAGCTTGTGGGTTATTAGCTGTCGGTGTGCTCAATATCAATAATCTACGTGATATCGATAATGATAAAGCATGTGGCAAGCAAACCTTGGTAGTGCGTATGGGTCCACAATGGGGACGTAAATACCATTTAGTATTACTGTCTACTAGTGTGATCTTTTTTAGTTTATTTGCCCTATTAGAAGTAAAGTCGCTCTTTGGCTGGTTATTTATTTTAAGTTTACCACTACTGATTAAGCACGGTCGTCAAGTGTATCACTCAACAGATGGTGCAGCGTTAAGACCCATGATGGCAACCATGGTTAAATGCGCTTTAATCACTAATTTATTATTTGCAGTTGGTATGGTGTTAGCATAA